One window from the genome of Haloprofundus halobius encodes:
- a CDS encoding ASCH domain-containing protein produces MAEIDAANVLPTERLQSMVADGRVTQLHRGHAYAETGDTFEVDGERFEVVAVETRTLGDLTDEDARAEGSENLDAYRERLERAHDDFEWDDETDIVRHRFEPVE; encoded by the coding sequence ATGGCAGAAATCGACGCCGCGAACGTGCTCCCGACCGAGAGACTGCAGTCGATGGTCGCCGACGGCCGAGTGACGCAACTGCACCGCGGCCACGCGTACGCCGAGACGGGCGACACCTTCGAGGTCGACGGCGAGCGGTTCGAGGTGGTCGCCGTCGAGACTCGAACTCTCGGCGACCTCACCGACGAAGACGCCCGCGCCGAGGGGTCCGAGAACCTCGACGCCTACCGCGAACGCCTCGAACGCGCCCACGACGACTTCGAGTGGGACGACGAGACCGACATCGTCCGCCACCGCTTCGAACCGGTCGAGTAA
- a CDS encoding hydrogenase maturation nickel metallochaperone HypA: MTERSTFVCERCDQRVTPRSYYALCPECGGGLSVTS; encoded by the coding sequence ATGACGGAACGTTCGACGTTCGTCTGTGAACGGTGTGACCAGCGAGTGACACCACGGTCGTACTACGCGCTCTGTCCGGAGTGTGGCGGCGGTCTCTCGGTCACCTCGTAA
- the paaK gene encoding phenylacetate--CoA ligase PaaK, translating to MVYNEVERTDRDELQSMQDERLRTTVEHAYENVDFYRDALDEAGISPGDVGGIDDISLLPFTAKEDFRDRYPDGLVAVERDQLRRIHASSGTTGKPKVVGYTEGDLQLWGEVMARSLETAGVDPSHTVQNAYGYGLFTGGLGIHLGCETLGTNVIPIGGGQTGRQLELLSDLGSDVLTCTPSYALYLAETAEKEGIDPREWNLSTVVIGAEPCTAPMRAEIEEALDVTALDIYGLSEIIGPGVSMECEAKSGLHVWEDHFYPEVVDPETGDPLPEGEEGELVFTTLTKEAVPVLRYRTGDLATLTRESCDCGRTMVRMSHVTGRSDDLLIVRGVNVYPSEIESVVLEFDEVAPYYRIDLKRDDQLDTIDITVERTESFDGGDDELAQRLRDRLQTVLSLSPDSLTIAPPGGIERTETGKVKRVFDHR from the coding sequence ATGGTTTACAATGAGGTAGAGCGGACGGACCGCGACGAACTGCAGTCGATGCAGGACGAGCGTCTCCGGACGACTGTCGAACACGCCTACGAGAACGTCGATTTCTACCGCGACGCCCTCGACGAGGCCGGTATCTCGCCGGGCGACGTCGGCGGTATCGACGATATCTCGCTGCTCCCGTTTACCGCCAAAGAGGACTTCCGCGACCGCTATCCGGACGGTCTCGTCGCCGTCGAGAGAGACCAGTTGCGGCGCATCCACGCCTCGTCGGGCACGACGGGCAAACCAAAGGTGGTCGGATACACCGAGGGCGACCTCCAGCTTTGGGGCGAAGTGATGGCACGGTCGCTCGAAACCGCGGGTGTCGACCCGAGCCACACCGTCCAGAACGCCTACGGCTACGGTCTCTTTACTGGCGGCCTCGGCATCCATCTGGGCTGCGAGACGCTCGGGACGAACGTCATCCCCATCGGCGGCGGGCAGACGGGGAGGCAGTTGGAACTGCTGTCGGACCTCGGGTCGGACGTCCTGACCTGCACGCCGTCGTACGCGCTCTACCTCGCCGAAACCGCCGAAAAAGAGGGTATCGACCCCCGCGAGTGGAACCTCTCGACGGTCGTCATCGGCGCGGAACCCTGCACCGCGCCGATGCGCGCCGAGATAGAGGAGGCACTCGACGTGACGGCGCTCGACATCTACGGTCTCTCCGAGATAATCGGCCCCGGCGTCTCGATGGAGTGCGAGGCCAAATCGGGACTGCACGTCTGGGAGGACCACTTCTATCCCGAAGTCGTCGACCCCGAGACGGGCGACCCGCTTCCCGAGGGCGAGGAGGGCGAACTCGTCTTCACGACGCTGACGAAGGAAGCCGTTCCAGTTCTGCGCTATCGGACCGGCGACCTGGCGACGCTGACGCGCGAATCGTGCGACTGCGGGCGGACGATGGTTCGGATGTCACACGTCACCGGTCGCAGCGACGACCTGCTCATCGTCCGCGGCGTCAACGTCTACCCCAGCGAGATCGAGTCCGTCGTGCTGGAGTTCGACGAGGTCGCTCCGTACTACCGCATCGATCTGAAGCGCGACGACCAACTCGACACCATCGATATCACCGTCGAGCGGACCGAGTCCTTCGACGGCGGCGACGACGAGTTAGCGCAGCGACTCCGTGACCGACTCCAGACCGTGCTGTCGCTGTCGCCGGATTCGCTCACCATCGCACCGCCGGGCGGCATCGAGCGAACGGAAACTGGAAAAGTGAAACGCGTCTTCGATCACCGCTGA
- a CDS encoding MaoC/PaaZ C-terminal domain-containing protein, producing the protein MPYSYEPQFFEEYEVGQTFESAGRTVTETDFVMHSAFSGDWTELHSNRHYADEEYFGERVAHGPMTFVLATGLVFRCGFLERTVVAFLGMNYMDIPAPVRMGDTISLEMEVVETKPFSSRDDAGLVVIDSEMTNQEDETVFSGDMKFMIKTEP; encoded by the coding sequence GTGCCATACAGCTACGAACCCCAGTTCTTCGAGGAGTACGAAGTCGGCCAGACGTTCGAGAGCGCTGGACGCACCGTGACCGAGACGGACTTCGTGATGCACTCGGCGTTCTCGGGAGACTGGACGGAACTGCACAGCAACCGTCATTACGCCGACGAGGAGTACTTCGGCGAGCGCGTCGCCCACGGGCCGATGACGTTCGTCCTCGCGACGGGACTGGTGTTCCGGTGCGGGTTCCTCGAACGCACCGTCGTCGCCTTCCTCGGCATGAACTACATGGACATCCCCGCGCCCGTCAGGATGGGCGATACCATCTCGCTGGAGATGGAAGTCGTGGAGACGAAACCGTTCTCCAGCCGCGACGACGCCGGACTCGTCGTCATCGACTCGGAGATGACGAACCAAGAGGATGAGACGGTGTTCTCGGGAGATATGAAGTTCATGATAAAGACCGAACCGTAG